A single region of the Chroococcidiopsis sp. TS-821 genome encodes:
- a CDS encoding multicopper oxidase family protein translates to MKIHRRQFFTLSAATVGAILVSRWVNQRNQNPLQSAISTERYANALPQLHKSKDGLLELDLDASYRPVQLGNRQAYLLSYNGQVPGPRLEVKPGDTIRIHLTNKLSQPTNLHYHGLHVTPQGNADNVFLNIPSQERLTYEFFLPRDHPAGTFWYHPHLHGSVAEQVFGGLAGLFIVRGELDEIPEIQAAQEEFLVLQDFDLDTNGRIITPNPMAMMMGREGQLVTVNGQVNPSLKIASGGLLRLRLLNASPSRFYRLALENHPLYLIATDGGALSEPVEVADLLLSPGERAEVLVKGDSPSERLRQRQPGQYRLLNLPYNRGGMSMMGQGMSEMMGRGMRHDMGTQSQAPQPLATLTYHDSVTSVPLPQKLISVDSLPKPVLTRRIELSMAMGMGRGMTFLFNGKAYDPKRIDTEVQLGTTEEWELVNVDPDRMDHPFHLHINPFQVISRNGQPEPYQAWKDTVLVQGGETVRIRIPFRDFAGKTVYHCHILDHEDLGMMGNLEIRS, encoded by the coding sequence ATGAAAATTCATCGTCGTCAATTTTTTACGCTCAGTGCTGCCACTGTAGGAGCAATTCTTGTTAGTCGTTGGGTAAATCAACGAAATCAAAATCCGCTGCAATCGGCGATTTCTACGGAACGTTACGCGAACGCGCTCCCACAACTGCACAAAAGTAAGGATGGTTTGCTTGAACTCGATCTGGACGCGAGTTATCGTCCGGTTCAATTAGGTAATCGACAAGCTTATCTTTTAAGCTACAACGGACAAGTTCCAGGTCCGCGACTGGAGGTCAAGCCAGGAGATACTATCCGCATTCACCTTACCAACAAACTTTCGCAACCTACAAACTTGCACTACCATGGATTGCACGTTACACCGCAGGGGAATGCTGACAACGTTTTCCTCAATATTCCATCACAAGAGCGCCTGACTTATGAATTTTTCCTGCCTCGTGACCATCCGGCAGGTACTTTCTGGTATCATCCCCACCTCCACGGCTCAGTGGCAGAGCAAGTGTTCGGCGGACTTGCAGGTCTTTTTATTGTACGCGGGGAACTAGATGAGATTCCAGAAATACAAGCAGCACAAGAAGAGTTCCTTGTTTTGCAGGATTTTGACCTTGACACCAATGGTCGCATCATTACCCCGAATCCTATGGCAATGATGATGGGACGTGAGGGACAACTCGTGACGGTAAACGGGCAAGTCAATCCTAGTCTAAAAATTGCTTCTGGTGGATTGCTACGCTTGCGCCTCCTTAATGCTTCCCCATCCCGCTTTTATCGATTAGCACTTGAAAATCATCCTCTCTATTTAATCGCCACAGATGGCGGTGCTCTAAGCGAGCCAGTCGAAGTCGCCGATTTACTGTTATCTCCTGGAGAACGGGCGGAAGTACTCGTCAAAGGCGATTCTCCTTCGGAAAGGCTTCGCCAACGCCAACCAGGACAATACCGCTTGCTTAATTTGCCTTATAACCGAGGCGGTATGAGCATGATGGGGCAAGGTATGAGTGAGATGATGGGGCGTGGAATGCGTCATGATATGGGAACTCAATCCCAAGCTCCACAACCTTTAGCAACTCTTACCTATCACGATTCCGTTACTTCTGTGCCACTACCGCAAAAGTTAATTAGTGTTGATTCTTTACCAAAGCCTGTACTCACCCGTCGAATTGAACTCTCAATGGCAATGGGAATGGGTAGAGGTATGACATTTCTCTTCAATGGTAAAGCTTACGATCCTAAGCGAATTGATACTGAAGTGCAATTGGGCACAACTGAGGAATGGGAATTAGTAAATGTTGACCCAGACCGCATGGATCACCCTTTTCATCTCCATATCAATCCATTTCAAGTCATTTCTCGCAATGGTCAACCTGAGCCTTATCAAGCTTGGAAAGATACAGTTCTAGTGCAGGGCGGTGAAACTGTCCGAATTCGCATTCCTTTCCGCGATTTTGCAGGTAAAACTGTGTACCACTGCCATATTCTCGACCACGAAGACTTGGGAATGATGGGGAATTTAGAGATTCGTAGTTGA
- a CDS encoding DUF305 domain-containing protein: MPVKSDAPAPRNRLTILEIRLLRDLIDGHNFAVQMAQVCVQKVSRPQLKSLCEQVISTQQQEIQTMRSWLFNWYGVSYAPTANKFATNVVNELASLNGRQFEIVFMKTLASHHWGAIEFAGEIIDRAYHHQFVDLAADVVTAQVSEINQLQNMLLNVYGVEYNGAAAAGSASVDPEPGLLDPGAPRR; the protein is encoded by the coding sequence ATGCCTGTTAAATCAGACGCGCCTGCACCAAGAAATAGGCTAACAATATTAGAGATTCGTCTTCTACGAGATTTAATTGACGGTCATAATTTTGCAGTCCAAATGGCACAAGTTTGCGTACAGAAAGTCAGTCGTCCGCAACTAAAGTCTCTCTGCGAACAGGTAATTTCAACTCAGCAACAAGAGATACAAACTATGCGATCGTGGCTTTTTAATTGGTATGGCGTTAGCTATGCGCCGACAGCTAATAAATTTGCTACGAACGTAGTCAACGAACTTGCATCATTAAATGGCAGGCAATTTGAAATTGTCTTTATGAAGACATTAGCGTCACATCATTGGGGTGCTATCGAGTTTGCAGGAGAAATTATTGACCGTGCTTACCATCACCAATTTGTAGATCTTGCCGCAGATGTTGTTACTGCACAAGTAAGTGAGATTAATCAGCTACAAAATATGCTTCTGAATGTTTATGGTGTTGAATACAATGGTGCTGCTGCTGCTGGTTCGGCATCTGTTGATCCTGAACCTGGATTACTCGATCCAGGAGCACCTCGCCGATAA
- a CDS encoding DUF305 domain-containing protein, with amino-acid sequence MKFTQSISLKTGLLALTFAAIASTGGLLASCANTTQSQVPNTSATDAGSTTSQNQPSPNTMTDTGGMQGMDHSSMNHNMAMDLGPADANYDLRFIDAMRLHHRGAIAMAQEAQQKSQRPEIRKLAENIIQAQSREENELLRQWRQDWYPNAPQEFVAYGSESKPLVPMSEQQQQSMTMLEDLGPADAEFDLRFMNAMIAHHEGALMMAQDALAKSQHPEIKKLAQEIIDSQQAEIAQMKQWQQAWYKQ; translated from the coding sequence ATGAAGTTTACACAAAGTATTTCTTTGAAAACAGGGTTATTAGCATTGACCTTCGCAGCGATCGCCTCCACAGGCGGATTACTTGCATCTTGTGCAAACACGACTCAAAGCCAAGTCCCTAATACATCTGCAACTGACGCAGGTTCAACTACTTCTCAGAACCAACCATCGCCAAACACCATGACGGATACAGGTGGTATGCAGGGCATGGATCACAGTAGCATGAACCATAACATGGCTATGGACTTAGGTCCTGCTGATGCCAATTATGACTTGCGGTTTATTGACGCAATGCGACTACATCATCGCGGCGCGATCGCCATGGCTCAAGAAGCTCAACAAAAATCGCAACGCCCAGAAATTAGAAAACTAGCAGAAAATATTATTCAAGCTCAAAGTAGAGAGGAAAATGAGCTGTTGCGGCAGTGGCGACAAGACTGGTATCCCAATGCTCCTCAAGAATTTGTAGCTTACGGTAGTGAGAGCAAACCACTGGTACCGATGTCGGAACAACAACAGCAAAGCATGACGATGCTTGAAGACTTAGGACCTGCTGATGCTGAGTTTGACTTGCGGTTTATGAATGCAATGATTGCCCACCATGAGGGTGCTTTGATGATGGCACAAGATGCTTTAGCAAAATCCCAGCATCCGGAAATTAAGAAATTGGCTCAAGAAATTATTGATTCGCAGCAAGCGGAGATTGCTCAAATGAAGCAGTGGCAACAAGCTTGGTACAAACAGTAA
- a CDS encoding four-helix bundle copper-binding protein has product MTTTQSHDSLLETCIQACLDCLRECENCANACLDSDMVQMMAACIKRCRDCADTCDLCARFMARNSDIHGQMCSICAEACDRCAAECEKHDHDHCKQCAESCRRCAESCRKMATAMAA; this is encoded by the coding sequence ATGACCACAACTCAATCTCACGATTCTTTGTTGGAAACTTGCATTCAAGCTTGTCTTGATTGTTTACGCGAGTGCGAAAACTGTGCTAATGCTTGCTTAGACAGCGATATGGTGCAGATGATGGCTGCATGTATCAAACGCTGCCGTGATTGTGCTGACACTTGCGACCTCTGTGCTCGTTTTATGGCTCGCAATTCAGATATTCACGGTCAGATGTGCAGCATCTGCGCCGAAGCCTGCGATCGCTGCGCTGCAGAGTGCGAGAAGCACGACCACGACCACTGCAAGCAATGTGCTGAATCTTGTCGTCGCTGTGCTGAATCCTGCCGCAAAATGGCAACTGCCATGGCAGCATAA
- a CDS encoding efflux RND transporter periplasmic adaptor subunit produces MQYVSHHAKQCTASRCVAGAMFSLLILATPNKVLAHGGHGNEFQGGANQAADAIQVDATTAKRLGIKVEPVTRQPIAVGIKTTGQIETLPNQQVEVTAPLNSTVVKLLANPGDSVRKGQAVAVISSPELVQLRVESQEKQAEGLADLQQAQADLSLARQNYQRYLQIATDETAQARSQVAFAQEKYNRDRELAAAGALPRRNALESQTQLAQAQAELTKAASRRDVLEAEAQLKRAQSAVEVAQSRINLSNANYQTRLQQLGTRADARGLVTVTAPISGTVTDREASLGQSFQDAGGKLMTIVNDNRVFATANIYEKDLAQVKTGQRVNIKVASLPNRTFSGRITRIGSVVEGETRVVPVQAEVDNLNGQLKPGMFAELEVLTDQTSAETIAIPSSAVVDANGKQLVYVQNGNAYIAAEVTLGETFGDLVEVKSGLFEGDLIVTVRSPQLYAQSLRGGSTTQEGEQQQAPIPATPTSNSIPLPWWVVGAIGGTAIGAGAFVAGTLWSNRRNQRHLSGAYVGVPNDGFVTSSEVASGESSHHEPEIYEAPIWVENNNHQPTPKVSQLESGTKKYSDS; encoded by the coding sequence ATGCAGTACGTCTCCCATCATGCCAAACAATGTACAGCAAGCCGCTGTGTTGCTGGAGCAATGTTCAGTTTGTTGATCTTAGCTACTCCTAACAAAGTTTTAGCTCATGGCGGACATGGAAATGAGTTTCAAGGCGGAGCAAATCAGGCTGCTGACGCAATTCAAGTTGATGCCACAACTGCTAAACGACTAGGAATAAAAGTTGAGCCAGTGACTCGTCAGCCAATAGCTGTAGGAATTAAAACTACAGGTCAAATTGAAACATTACCGAATCAACAAGTTGAGGTAACGGCTCCTTTAAATAGCACGGTAGTCAAATTACTCGCTAACCCTGGAGACAGTGTAAGAAAAGGACAAGCGGTGGCGGTTATTTCCAGTCCTGAATTAGTTCAATTAAGAGTTGAGTCGCAGGAAAAGCAAGCAGAAGGACTGGCAGATCTACAACAGGCACAAGCCGATTTAAGCCTAGCTCGTCAGAACTATCAACGATATTTGCAGATCGCAACAGATGAAACCGCACAAGCACGCAGCCAAGTGGCATTTGCACAAGAAAAGTATAACCGCGATCGCGAACTAGCAGCAGCAGGCGCACTACCGCGTCGCAATGCCTTAGAATCACAAACTCAACTGGCACAAGCTCAAGCCGAACTCACTAAAGCTGCGAGTCGCCGAGATGTACTAGAAGCAGAAGCACAACTCAAACGCGCACAATCAGCTGTTGAGGTAGCTCAATCTCGAATTAACCTCAGTAATGCTAATTACCAAACTCGGCTGCAACAACTGGGAACTCGTGCTGATGCTAGAGGATTAGTAACTGTCACTGCACCCATATCTGGTACAGTTACTGACCGAGAAGCTAGCCTCGGTCAATCATTCCAAGATGCTGGTGGTAAGCTGATGACGATAGTTAATGATAATCGCGTGTTTGCCACAGCAAATATCTACGAAAAAGATTTAGCTCAAGTTAAGACAGGTCAACGTGTAAACATTAAGGTAGCTTCACTCCCAAATCGCACCTTCAGCGGACGAATTACGCGAATTGGCTCGGTAGTAGAAGGAGAAACGCGGGTAGTGCCAGTACAGGCGGAAGTAGATAACCTGAATGGACAACTCAAACCTGGGATGTTTGCAGAATTAGAGGTATTAACTGACCAAACGTCAGCAGAGACAATCGCCATTCCGAGTTCAGCAGTGGTAGACGCAAATGGCAAACAATTGGTTTACGTGCAAAATGGCAATGCTTATATAGCGGCAGAAGTTACTCTAGGTGAAACCTTTGGAGATTTGGTTGAGGTCAAGAGTGGTCTATTCGAGGGAGATTTGATTGTTACTGTGCGATCGCCGCAACTTTACGCGCAATCTTTACGTGGTGGTAGTACAACTCAGGAAGGGGAACAACAGCAAGCACCTATACCCGCAACGCCAACTAGCAACAGTATTCCGTTACCTTGGTGGGTGGTGGGAGCCATCGGAGGAACTGCAATTGGGGCTGGAGCATTTGTGGCAGGTACTCTGTGGTCTAATCGCCGTAACCAACGCCATTTGAGTGGAGCATATGTAGGAGTACCAAATGATGGCTTCGTTACTTCATCAGAAGTTGCTTCGGGGGAGAGTAGTCACCATGAGCCTGAAATCTACGAAGCTCCTATATGGGTAGAAAATAACAATCACCAACCGACACCTAAAGTAAGTCAACTCGAATCCGGCACTAAAAAATATTCTGACTCCTGA
- a CDS encoding CusA/CzcA family heavy metal efflux RND transporter, whose translation MLNAILKWSIVQRWLVVLGAIIVTVLGIYNLTQMPLDVFPNFAPPQVEIQTEAPGLAPEEVESLITLPVESAINGTPGVETVRSSSAVGISVVKVIFSWGTDIYQARQLVTERLQQAQSKLPQGIEPPQISPISSPIGTVLQYAFTAETTPLMEVRRLVDRDITNRLLAVPGISQVIAYGGDVRQYQVLVDPAKLKAFNVTLADVTDAAAAANTNAAGGFLVSPDQELLIRGIGRISTIEDLQRSVVTARNGTPVLLGDVADVQIGAALQRGDGSLNGQRAVVVMINKQPQADTPTVTQAIEAAMAELQTSLPSDVKFTVTFRQQNFIDDAIENVQSSLRDGIIIVSIILLLFLMNWRTAMITLSAIPLSVLIGMIILNLFGQAINTMTLGGLVVAIGSVVDDSIVDMENAYRGLRKNQLAGTPVHPFQVVYDTSVEVRVSVLFSTVIIAVIFAPIFTLTGVEGRIFAPMGVAYLVSIFASTLVAMTLSPALCAILLTKQQLPEDDTWVSRFSQRLYRPLLKFSINFPSVILVSAVAVFIASLIILTSLGRVFLPEFQERSLVNAMLLYPGTSLEATNQAGLAIQDALKDDPRFESVQLRAGRAPGDADAGGVNLGHVDIEISDEGMKDRETTVEKVRAEFAKLPGVAPSIGGFISHRMDEVLSGVRSAIAVKIFGPELDELRSIGAEVQTAMSNIAGVVDLQLEPQVPVKQVQIQFDRATAARYGLTVGNLSEMIETALNGKVVSQVLQEQQLFDLLVWLQADSRNNLDTIRNLLVDTPEGQKIPLAQLAQVNYGTGPNTINRENVSRLIVVSANVAGRDLGSVIEDIQANIKQQVQLPSSYFIQYGGQFESEQRASQNLLVFGTVALIIIAVLMYFAVKSIPAMLMIMVNLPLALVGGIFSVALGGGILSVASMVGFITLFGVATRNGLLLVENYNAKLAQGMQIKKVLLEGSTERLAAILMTAFTSALGMVPLVIGSGAGKEILQPLAVVVLGGLFTSTALTLLVLPALYSQFSRLLVPKQIKQTIQTEGFNAQSVTHHQQI comes from the coding sequence ATGCTCAATGCCATTCTCAAGTGGTCAATTGTTCAACGTTGGCTGGTTGTGCTGGGAGCAATTATCGTGACGGTGTTGGGAATTTATAACCTAACACAAATGCCGTTGGATGTTTTTCCTAACTTTGCACCACCCCAGGTTGAAATTCAGACTGAAGCACCAGGGCTAGCTCCTGAGGAAGTTGAATCCTTAATTACATTACCCGTCGAAAGTGCAATCAATGGTACTCCTGGAGTTGAAACGGTTCGTTCTTCCTCCGCAGTAGGCATCTCTGTAGTCAAAGTCATTTTTAGCTGGGGAACCGATATTTATCAAGCACGTCAGCTTGTGACTGAGCGATTGCAACAAGCTCAGAGTAAGTTACCGCAAGGTATTGAACCACCCCAAATTTCTCCGATTAGCTCGCCCATTGGCACAGTCCTTCAGTATGCTTTTACTGCTGAAACTACACCATTGATGGAAGTAAGGCGATTAGTTGATCGCGATATTACAAATCGATTATTAGCAGTTCCAGGTATTTCTCAAGTGATCGCGTATGGCGGAGATGTTCGTCAGTATCAAGTTTTGGTTGACCCTGCTAAATTAAAAGCTTTTAATGTCACTTTAGCTGACGTTACAGATGCGGCAGCAGCAGCGAATACAAATGCCGCAGGAGGATTTCTCGTCAGTCCCGACCAGGAATTATTAATTAGGGGTATTGGTCGAATTTCTACAATCGAAGACTTGCAGCGATCGGTAGTTACTGCTCGCAACGGTACGCCAGTCTTGTTAGGTGATGTGGCTGACGTGCAAATTGGTGCCGCCTTGCAGCGCGGTGATGGTAGTTTGAACGGTCAGCGGGCAGTTGTTGTGATGATTAATAAACAACCCCAAGCTGATACCCCAACTGTCACGCAGGCAATTGAAGCCGCAATGGCAGAACTTCAAACCAGCTTACCATCAGATGTCAAGTTTACGGTTACTTTCCGGCAACAAAATTTTATTGATGATGCGATTGAAAACGTTCAAAGTTCTTTGCGAGATGGAATCATCATTGTTTCCATTATCCTGCTGCTATTTTTGATGAATTGGCGCACTGCCATGATCACGCTTAGCGCTATTCCACTCTCGGTGCTGATCGGGATGATCATCCTCAACTTGTTTGGTCAAGCCATCAACACAATGACGTTGGGAGGATTAGTCGTAGCAATTGGCTCAGTGGTAGATGACTCAATTGTAGATATGGAAAATGCTTACCGAGGGTTACGGAAAAATCAACTAGCAGGAACTCCTGTTCATCCGTTTCAGGTTGTTTATGACACTTCAGTAGAAGTACGTGTCAGCGTACTGTTTTCTACGGTAATCATTGCCGTGATATTTGCGCCAATTTTTACTCTTACAGGAGTCGAAGGTCGGATTTTTGCGCCGATGGGTGTGGCGTATTTAGTGTCGATTTTTGCTTCTACATTAGTAGCAATGACACTTTCACCAGCCTTGTGTGCCATTTTGTTAACTAAGCAGCAATTACCGGAGGATGACACCTGGGTTTCGCGCTTTTCCCAAAGATTGTATCGTCCACTTTTGAAGTTTTCGATAAATTTTCCTAGTGTTATTTTGGTTAGCGCAGTTGCGGTGTTTATTGCTTCTTTAATTATTTTAACGTCCTTGGGACGGGTATTTTTACCAGAATTTCAGGAGCGATCGCTTGTTAATGCCATGTTGCTTTATCCTGGCACTTCTTTAGAAGCTACCAATCAAGCAGGTTTAGCAATTCAAGATGCGCTTAAAGATGACCCGCGATTTGAATCAGTGCAGTTACGCGCTGGACGCGCCCCAGGAGATGCTGATGCAGGTGGTGTCAACTTAGGACACGTTGATATTGAAATCAGCGACGAAGGAATGAAAGATCGGGAAACGACGGTTGAGAAGGTAAGAGCAGAATTTGCGAAATTACCTGGAGTTGCACCGAGTATTGGAGGTTTTATTTCGCACCGCATGGATGAGGTATTATCTGGGGTAAGAAGTGCGATCGCAGTCAAAATCTTTGGTCCGGAACTCGATGAATTACGTAGCATTGGCGCTGAAGTGCAAACAGCGATGAGCAACATTGCAGGTGTTGTCGATTTGCAGTTAGAGCCGCAAGTTCCTGTTAAACAAGTACAAATTCAATTTGACCGTGCTACTGCTGCGCGCTATGGTCTTACTGTTGGCAATCTTTCAGAAATGATTGAAACCGCCTTGAATGGTAAAGTTGTTTCTCAAGTATTGCAAGAACAACAACTGTTCGATCTGTTGGTGTGGCTGCAAGCCGATTCGCGTAACAACCTAGATACGATTCGTAACTTACTTGTAGATACTCCCGAAGGGCAAAAAATTCCTCTCGCTCAATTAGCTCAAGTTAACTATGGCACTGGTCCAAATACAATCAATCGAGAAAATGTTTCGCGCTTAATCGTTGTTTCTGCCAACGTAGCTGGGCGAGATTTAGGTTCGGTTATTGAAGATATTCAAGCAAACATCAAACAACAAGTACAACTACCGTCGAGCTACTTTATCCAGTACGGTGGTCAATTTGAATCCGAACAGCGAGCCAGCCAAAACTTACTTGTCTTTGGCACGGTTGCTCTTATTATCATAGCTGTTCTTATGTACTTTGCTGTCAAATCAATACCAGCTATGTTAATGATTATGGTTAATTTACCTCTAGCTTTAGTTGGGGGCATTTTCTCCGTTGCTCTGGGTGGTGGAATCCTCTCTGTAGCATCAATGGTAGGGTTCATTACTCTTTTTGGAGTAGCGACACGTAATGGGCTATTACTAGTAGAAAATTACAACGCTAAGTTGGCACAAGGAATGCAAATAAAAAAAGTGTTACTTGAAGGGTCAACCGAGCGCTTAGCCGCAATTTTGATGACTGCTTTTACCTCAGCTTTAGGTATGGTTCCACTTGTTATAGGTAGCGGGGCTGGTAAAGAAATTTTACAACCTTTGGCTGTTGTTGTCTTGGGCGGATTGTTTACTTCTACTGCATTAACTTTACTAGTTTTACCGGCTTTGTATTCTCAATTTAGTAGACTTTTGGTTCCGAAGCAAATAAAGCAAACAATTCAAACTGAAGGCTTTAACGCACAAAGTGTAACACATCACCAACAAATTTAA
- the lnt gene encoding apolipoprotein N-acyltransferase: MLASGFLALASGMLMGLTVAPVEAWFLAWIALVPLWVLVASPAQRKTKLLSATLWGIGYHGVALSWITGVHPMMWMGVPWLASIAIALFCWAAITLWGAVLVTIWAVCMTVLSQSVGTFSRTLVGVALWCGLESLWSLGPLYWTSLSYTQSPHNLVILHLGQISGSLTVTAAIVAVNGLLAEAWMKYEGSVVKDQRAAIKVFARSCILFVILHLIGFSLYSRPLIQPPETALRVGIIQGNIPNTIKLYPEGLRRALADYTEGYITLVERGVEAVLTPEGALPFMWSEVLRTSFYSAVQEKGVTAWIGTFGEQGQSYTNSIFTLTEKGEFSRYDKVKLVPIGEYIPFEQVLGGLIQRLSPLEAKLVPGLPDQVFDTPFGRAITAICYSSAFPEQLRYQAAAGGQFILSAANNAHYSPSMPAQHHAQDTMRAIETDRWAVRATNTGYSGIIDPHGRTLWISGLNTYELHAETVYRRITQTLYVRWGDWLTPLLLGLAVISKSISSLAK; the protein is encoded by the coding sequence ATGCTTGCCTCTGGTTTTCTTGCTTTAGCTAGCGGTATGCTAATGGGGCTAACTGTTGCCCCTGTTGAAGCATGGTTTTTAGCATGGATCGCATTAGTACCTTTATGGGTATTAGTAGCATCTCCCGCACAACGAAAAACTAAATTACTCTCAGCTACACTGTGGGGAATTGGCTATCACGGTGTTGCTTTGTCTTGGATTACTGGTGTTCACCCTATGATGTGGATGGGAGTACCGTGGCTTGCGAGTATTGCGATCGCACTATTTTGCTGGGCTGCTATTACACTTTGGGGTGCAGTCTTAGTAACAATTTGGGCAGTTTGTATGACTGTTCTGAGTCAAAGTGTAGGAACTTTCAGCCGCACTCTTGTTGGCGTTGCATTGTGGTGTGGTTTAGAAAGTTTATGGAGTTTAGGTCCTTTATATTGGACTTCACTTTCCTACACTCAGAGTCCTCATAACTTAGTTATTCTCCATCTAGGACAAATTTCCGGTTCTCTCACAGTCACAGCCGCAATTGTTGCAGTTAATGGCTTACTAGCTGAAGCATGGATGAAATATGAGGGGTCAGTGGTCAAGGATCAGAGGGCTGCAATAAAGGTCTTTGCCAGAAGCTGCATACTTTTTGTTATATTACATCTTATTGGGTTTAGTTTATATAGTCGCCCATTAATACAACCACCAGAGACTGCTTTAAGAGTAGGAATTATTCAAGGTAATATTCCCAATACAATCAAACTTTATCCTGAAGGATTGCGACGGGCGCTCGCCGATTACACTGAAGGATATATTACATTAGTCGAGCGAGGAGTTGAGGCAGTTCTGACACCCGAAGGGGCTTTACCTTTTATGTGGAGTGAGGTGCTGCGTACCTCTTTCTACTCTGCTGTACAAGAAAAAGGTGTCACCGCTTGGATTGGTACATTTGGCGAACAAGGACAAAGTTACACCAACAGCATATTTACTCTTACTGAAAAGGGCGAATTCAGTCGCTACGACAAAGTTAAATTAGTACCAATTGGTGAATATATTCCGTTTGAGCAAGTTTTAGGAGGATTAATTCAACGATTATCTCCATTAGAAGCCAAGCTAGTACCAGGTTTGCCAGATCAAGTATTTGACACACCTTTTGGACGTGCGATCACTGCAATTTGTTACAGTTCCGCGTTTCCTGAACAGTTACGTTATCAAGCTGCAGCAGGTGGACAATTTATCCTCAGCGCTGCGAATAACGCACATTACAGCCCTTCAATGCCAGCACAACACCATGCTCAAGATACCATGCGAGCAATAGAAACAGATCGTTGGGCAGTACGCGCAACAAACACAGGTTACTCAGGTATTATCGATCCGCACGGTAGAACATTGTGGATATCCGGCTTAAACACTTACGAGTTACACGCAGAAACAGTCTACCGACGTATTACGCAAACTTTATACGTCCGTTGGGGGGATTGGCTCACACCCTTACTACTAGGATTAGCCGTAATCTCTAAATCAATATCAAGTCTGGCTAAATAA